A genomic segment from Xyrauchen texanus isolate HMW12.3.18 chromosome 21, RBS_HiC_50CHRs, whole genome shotgun sequence encodes:
- the LOC127661217 gene encoding transcription factor Maf-like, with protein sequence MASELALSSSDLPTSPLAMEYVNDFDLMKFEVKKEPLEPDRNISQCSRLIAGGSLSSTPMSTPCSSVPPSPSFSAPSPGSGSSEQKAHLEDFYWMTGYQQQHQLNPEALGFCPEDAVEALINSTHQLQSFDGYARGQQFGGAAGAGGAMAGEEMGSAAAVVSAVIAAAAAQNGAPHHHHHNHHSHQQHPSPGVQSSGGNPGSSHHQHPHLDDRFSDEQLVTMSVRELNRQLRGIGKEEVIRLKQKRRTLKNRGYAQSCRYKRVQQRHVLEGEKSQLMQQVDHLKLEISRLVRERDAYKEKYEKLMSSGFRENSSSSDNNPSSPEFFMSSRKFLHL encoded by the coding sequence ATGGCATCAGAGCTGGCACTGAGCAGCTCCGACCTGCCCACCAGTCCCCTGGCCATGGAATATGTTAATGACTTCGATCTGATGAAGTTTGAGGTGAAGAAAGAGCCACTGGAGCCCGATCGCAATATCAGCCAGTGCAGTCGCTTGATCGCCGGGGGTTCCCTGTCTTCCACCCCGATGAGCACGCCCTGCAGTTCGGTTCCCCCCTCGCCGAGCTTCTCGGCGCCCAGCCCGGGCTCCGGGAGCAGCGAGCAGAAGGCGCACCTGGAGGACTTTTACTGGATGACGGGCTACCAGCAGCAGCATCAGCTCAACCCGGAGGCGCTGGGATTCTGCCCCGAGGACGCGGTGGAGGCGCTCATCAACAGCACGCACCAGCTGCAGAGCTTCGACGGCTATGCGCGAGGGCAGCAGTTCGGCGGAGCGGCCGGCGCGGGAGGTGCGATGGCCGGGGAGGAGATGGGCTCCGCCGCCGCGGTGGTGTCCGCAGTCATCGCAGCCGCCGCGGCGCAGAACGGGGCGCCTCACCACCACCATCACAACCACCACAGCCACCAGCAGCACCCGTCTCCAGGGGTCCAGTCCAGCGGCGGCAACCCCGGCAGCAGCCACCACCAGCACCCGCACCTTGACGACCGCTTCTCGGACGAGCAGCTGGTCACCATGTCCGTGCGCGAGCTCAACCGCCAGCTGCGCGGCATCGGCAAAGAGGAGGTGATCCGCCTCAAACAGAAGAGGAGAACCCTCAAAAACAGAGGCTATGCCCAGTCGTGTCGCTACAAGAGGGTCCAGCAGAGGCACGTCCTGGAGGGCGAGAAGAGCCAGCTCATGCAGCAGGTGGACCACCTCAAGCTGGAGATCTCCAGACTTGTGCGCGAGAGAGACGCGTACAAAGAGAAGTACGAGAAGCTCATGAGCAGCGGCTTCCGAGAAAACTCGTCGAGCAGCGACAACAACCCGTCGTCCCCGGAGTTTTTCAT